Proteins from a genomic interval of Arvicola amphibius chromosome 17, mArvAmp1.2, whole genome shotgun sequence:
- the Ptges3 gene encoding prostaglandin E synthase 3 produces the protein MQPASAKWYDRRDYVFIEFCVEDSKDVNVNFEKSKLTFSCLGGSDNFKHLNEIDLFHCIDPNDSKHKRTDRSILCCLRKGESGQSWPRLTKERAKLNWLSVDFNNWKDWEDDSDEDMSNFDRFSEMMDHMGGDEDVDLPEVDGADDDSQDSDDEKMPDLE, from the exons AT GCAGCCTGCTTCTGCAAAGTGGTACGATCGAAGGGACTATGTATTCATTGAATTTTGTGTTGAAGACAGTAAAGATGTTAATGTAAATTTTGAAAAATCCAAACTTACTTTCAG TTGTCTTGGAGGAAGTGATaattttaagcatttaaatgaaATTGATCTTTTTCACTGTATTGATCCAAAT GACTCCAAGCATAAAAGAACGGACAGATCAATTTTATGTTGTTTGCGGAAAGGAGAATCTGGCCAATCGTGGCCTAGGTTAACAAAGGAGAGGGCAAAG CTTAACTGGCTTAGTGTGGACTTCAACAATTGGAAAGATTGGGAGGATGATTCAGATGAAGACATGTCCAATTTTGACCGTTTTTCTGAG ATGATGGATCACATGGGTGGCGATGAGGATGTAGATTTACCAGAAGTAGATGGAGCAGATGAT GATTCACAAGACAGTGACGATGAAA AAATGCCAGATCTGGAGTAA